The Hymenobacter sp. GOD-10R genome includes a window with the following:
- a CDS encoding c-type cytochrome — MKKFFKILGGVLGVVVLAVIGFVVWVQARGIPTYDKPTASTVAVAATPERLELGRSLVLASCNDCHMNKKNNKLSGQQMLDTPKEFGSLYSANITQDKDHGIGNWTDGEVIALLRTGIGRDGRYRIIMPHFVHMSDEDVNSVVAFLRSDHQWVQADATPTHAQEPSLLVKTLVNTVMKPTPMPTKAVVAPAPTDQLAYGRYLVVGRYQCFECHSKSFETNNALEPEKSEGYLGGGNHLLDVNGVDIVSRNLTGDSGTGIGDWNAGDFTKAVKFGMSPNGPLHAPMPKYSTMSDGDAAAIFAYLQSIPKIKNATPEDKGAVAVQ, encoded by the coding sequence ATGAAAAAATTCTTCAAAATACTAGGCGGGGTGCTGGGGGTCGTCGTACTCGCGGTTATTGGGTTCGTGGTGTGGGTGCAAGCACGTGGCATTCCCACCTACGACAAGCCCACAGCCTCTACGGTGGCTGTAGCTGCCACACCAGAGCGCCTGGAGCTAGGTCGCTCGCTCGTACTGGCCAGCTGCAACGACTGTCATATGAACAAGAAGAACAACAAGCTGTCGGGGCAACAAATGTTAGACACCCCCAAGGAGTTTGGCAGTCTCTACTCGGCTAACATCACGCAAGACAAAGACCACGGCATCGGCAACTGGACTGACGGGGAAGTCATTGCGCTGCTGCGTACGGGAATTGGACGCGATGGGCGCTACCGTATCATCATGCCGCATTTCGTGCACATGTCGGACGAGGACGTGAACAGCGTTGTGGCCTTTCTGCGTTCCGACCACCAGTGGGTGCAAGCCGACGCTACGCCAACCCATGCGCAGGAGCCTAGCCTGCTCGTTAAAACGTTGGTGAACACCGTGATGAAGCCTACGCCTATGCCTACGAAGGCCGTGGTAGCGCCCGCCCCCACCGACCAGCTTGCCTACGGACGTTACTTGGTTGTAGGACGCTACCAATGCTTCGAGTGCCACTCGAAAAGCTTCGAAACCAACAACGCCCTTGAGCCCGAAAAATCGGAAGGCTACCTAGGGGGCGGCAACCACTTGCTCGACGTCAATGGCGTCGACATTGTATCGCGCAACCTTACCGGTGATTCCGGCACCGGCATTGGCGATTGGAATGCTGGCGATTTTACGAAAGCCGTGAAGTTCGGCATGTCGCCGAATGGCCCGCTACACGCACCAATGCCCAAATACTCCACCATGAGCGACGGAGATGCAGCGGCTATTTTCGCTTACCTGCAATCGATTCCCAAAATCAAGAACGCCACGCCCGAAGACAAAGGCGCGGTAGCAGTACAGTAG
- a CDS encoding S8 family peptidase — translation MKHARLLLLFPCLLSIVCRAQQPLMQWHHLDPAANNTMGISTERAYALLHELGLRPASPLLVAVIDGGVDTAHADLKAVLWHNPREIAGNGRDDDHNGYVDDVYGWNFTGGKDGRNVFHDQKEETRLYARLRPRYEGKTLAQVPTAQQAEFRLYEQAKAAYTTKRAEAETAYQNDTKQLAEDIANSATLKKAYGVQVLDSSLLRRSPSADTTLTKLASLFYRVTRRMQQPNADSALNYYRRYNAELKDRLDYAYNLAYDPRPIIGDQVQDLRQRDYGNANLATSLVDHGTKHGTHCAGIIAADRTNKLGGQGIADNVRILSVRCIPDGDERDKDVANAIRYAVDNGAKIISMSFGKYFSPEKAAVDEAMRYANAKGVLLVHAAGNDHLNTDQIPQYPQGRYLNGQQIPNLLTVGASARTNDTHLVAPFSNYGRQSVDVFAPGVEIMSTMPSSSYAPMSGTSMAAPSVAGVAAVLKTYFPQLSPTELKRIIMQSALPYHTQVLKPGTKELVDFATLSRMGGVVNLYEAVKLASAAQAPKAQARK, via the coding sequence ATGAAGCACGCCCGCTTACTCCTACTTTTCCCCTGCCTGTTGTCGATCGTGTGCCGAGCACAGCAACCGCTGATGCAATGGCACCATCTTGACCCAGCTGCCAACAACACAATGGGTATCAGCACGGAGCGGGCCTACGCCTTGCTGCACGAGCTAGGGTTACGGCCTGCGTCGCCCTTGTTAGTAGCCGTTATTGATGGTGGCGTAGATACTGCGCATGCCGATCTGAAGGCTGTGCTCTGGCACAACCCACGCGAAATTGCGGGCAACGGCCGCGACGATGACCATAATGGCTATGTAGATGATGTGTACGGTTGGAACTTCACAGGTGGGAAAGATGGCCGCAATGTGTTTCACGACCAGAAAGAGGAAACTCGCCTGTATGCCCGTCTGCGTCCTCGCTACGAAGGCAAGACCCTAGCGCAGGTACCGACAGCACAGCAAGCCGAGTTTCGGCTGTACGAACAGGCAAAGGCTGCTTACACAACTAAGCGCGCCGAAGCCGAAACCGCTTACCAGAACGATACGAAACAGCTAGCCGAAGACATAGCTAATTCGGCCACGCTCAAGAAAGCGTATGGGGTGCAGGTGTTGGACTCCTCCTTGCTCCGTCGCTCGCCATCTGCTGACACTACCCTGACCAAGCTAGCTAGCTTGTTCTACCGCGTTACGCGGAGGATGCAACAGCCCAACGCCGACTCAGCATTAAATTATTACCGCCGCTACAATGCCGAATTAAAAGATCGGCTGGATTACGCGTATAACCTAGCCTACGATCCGCGCCCCATTATCGGCGACCAAGTGCAGGACCTTCGCCAGCGGGATTACGGCAACGCCAATCTCGCAACCAGCCTCGTTGACCACGGCACCAAGCACGGCACGCACTGCGCGGGCATCATCGCCGCCGACCGTACCAATAAGCTAGGTGGGCAAGGCATAGCCGACAACGTACGCATCCTGTCCGTGCGCTGCATCCCCGATGGCGATGAGCGCGATAAAGACGTGGCGAATGCCATTCGTTACGCCGTCGACAACGGTGCGAAAATCATCAGCATGAGTTTCGGCAAGTACTTCTCGCCGGAGAAAGCCGCCGTGGATGAGGCCATGCGCTACGCCAACGCGAAAGGCGTGCTGCTCGTGCACGCCGCCGGCAACGACCATCTCAATACCGATCAAATCCCGCAGTACCCGCAGGGCCGTTACCTCAATGGCCAGCAGATCCCGAACCTACTAACTGTAGGCGCCAGCGCCCGCACCAACGACACACACTTGGTAGCCCCGTTCTCCAACTACGGCCGCCAGTCAGTAGACGTGTTTGCGCCTGGCGTGGAAATCATGTCTACGATGCCAAGCAGTAGCTATGCGCCCATGAGCGGCACCAGCATGGCCGCGCCATCTGTGGCTGGCGTGGCGGCAGTGCTGAAAACGTACTTCCCCCAGCTTAGCCCCACCGAGCTGAAGCGCATTATTATGCAATCGGCGCTGCCCTACCACACGCAGGTGCTGAAGCCTGGCACCAAAGAACTGGTCGATTTTGCTACCCTTTCCCGAATGGGCGGGGTTGTCAATTTATATGAGGCCGTTAAGCTAGCGAGTGCTGCACAAGCGCCAAAAGCGCAAGCGCGCAAGTAG
- a CDS encoding TlpA disulfide reductase family protein, with the protein MRNLLLILVAVLAACSTAKPLVETAVSAKSVPKMDIILTGRLLNAHAGDSVWVARKGVKRPEVVLLDATGKFRLVLQGVVAPIDGQLNGPSNCSMIVFLQPGDSVNVTAECRDFYKTVDFTGRGSFVNNYLAQAHRHFDNSRDSVPERLYTKDLPAEYKRKVDLRRQQQLEYMNAYAAQQPLPTEFIRIHKQVLDIQRAVSLLSYMHYAKYTTKQEPALPADFLASFTALPLSSLSHNSDLSIRLATSHLFEEYQYARLLPPNGILPVDLNAAEQIFAQATADFGDTPARDQVIGRMLCDQLRGPLVDNPQPVLAMLPLFKAHNRDSVVASTIRQALRSTEHLRRGDLAPVFTLQDASGKRVSLQDFRGKVVYLDFWYSSCAPCLAEAPAAVKLKKQFMGRDVVFLYISIDRKADDWQKALARHPLTSPNSVHLLDPGGYKASANYGVGGFPSYWIIGRDGRIRQGAAPRPSAGAETVAVLEQALAQRP; encoded by the coding sequence ATGCGTAATCTGCTGTTAATTCTTGTGGCCGTATTAGCGGCCTGTTCTACTGCTAAGCCGCTTGTTGAAACGGCAGTATCAGCTAAGTCAGTGCCTAAAATGGATATTATCCTGACCGGACGATTACTGAATGCTCATGCAGGCGATTCTGTGTGGGTAGCGCGGAAAGGAGTTAAACGCCCCGAGGTAGTTCTGCTGGATGCAACAGGAAAATTTAGATTGGTCTTGCAAGGAGTAGTTGCTCCTATTGACGGTCAGCTCAATGGGCCAAGTAACTGCTCGATGATTGTCTTTCTCCAACCTGGCGACTCAGTCAATGTGACGGCCGAATGCAGGGACTTTTATAAAACCGTTGATTTTACAGGCCGTGGTAGCTTCGTCAACAACTACCTAGCCCAAGCACACCGACACTTCGATAACAGCCGAGATTCTGTTCCAGAAAGACTATACACTAAAGACCTGCCAGCTGAGTACAAACGCAAAGTTGATCTTCGCCGGCAGCAGCAACTTGAGTATATGAATGCTTATGCTGCTCAGCAACCACTGCCCACCGAGTTTATCCGCATTCACAAGCAGGTCTTGGATATACAACGGGCTGTTTCTTTGCTGAGCTACATGCATTATGCGAAGTACACCACGAAACAGGAGCCTGCGTTGCCTGCGGACTTTCTTGCTTCATTTACCGCTTTGCCCTTATCGTCGCTCAGCCACAACAGTGACTTGAGTATACGACTTGCAACGAGTCACCTATTTGAGGAATACCAATATGCGCGGTTGCTGCCGCCAAATGGAATATTGCCTGTCGACTTGAATGCTGCTGAGCAAATCTTTGCACAAGCTACGGCTGATTTTGGTGACACTCCAGCTCGTGACCAAGTGATAGGACGTATGCTTTGTGACCAGTTGCGTGGCCCATTGGTTGACAATCCACAACCTGTTCTCGCCATGTTGCCCTTATTTAAAGCGCACAACCGCGACTCCGTTGTGGCTAGTACCATACGGCAAGCACTACGATCTACCGAGCACCTACGTCGTGGCGACCTAGCTCCTGTCTTCACCTTACAGGACGCCAGCGGTAAGCGCGTGTCATTGCAGGACTTTCGCGGTAAAGTCGTTTACCTTGATTTTTGGTATAGTAGCTGCGCGCCGTGCCTCGCCGAGGCACCCGCGGCTGTGAAGCTGAAAAAGCAGTTTATGGGTCGCGATGTGGTGTTTCTCTACATCTCAATCGACCGCAAAGCCGACGACTGGCAGAAAGCCCTAGCCCGGCACCCACTCACCAGCCCCAACAGCGTGCACCTCCTTGACCCCGGCGGGTACAAAGCCTCGGCGAACTACGGCGTGGGTGGCTTCCCGAGCTACTGGATTATTGGGCGGGATGGACGAATTCGCCAGGGAGCGGCACCGCGACCATCGGCCGGAGCAGAAACAGTAGCAGTGCTGGAGCAAGCACTAGCGCAACGGCCGTAA
- a CDS encoding vWA domain-containing protein, with protein sequence MSAGFRFRDFVPEESPEKGFDSLFKLFMQLVTITSGDVGEALSWLSQLDKQYGLTDDDYGMGNFIEDLKKKGYIDEDPQKKGSFQITAKSEQNIRKSALEEIFGKLKKSSTGNHRTPHTGQGDEMSTDMREFRFGDSLDQISMTESIRNAQLNHGLTDEFMLAEGDLEVRENEHKSQTSTVLMIDISHSMILYGEDRITPAKKVAMALAELVKQKYPKDFLDVIVFGNDAWEIKVKDLPYLEVGPYHTNTVAGLELALDLLRKRKTPNKQIFMITDGKPTCLKEGNGYYKNSFGLDRKVVNKTLNLAASARRLKVPITTFMIASDPYLKQFVEEFTEVNQGKAYYSSLQGLGHLIFEDYKKNRRKSL encoded by the coding sequence ATGTCTGCTGGCTTTCGTTTCCGAGATTTTGTGCCTGAGGAGTCGCCTGAGAAGGGCTTTGACTCTCTGTTTAAACTATTTATGCAACTGGTCACCATCACGTCGGGCGACGTGGGGGAGGCTCTTTCCTGGCTTTCGCAGCTCGATAAACAGTACGGCCTCACCGACGATGACTACGGCATGGGCAACTTTATCGAGGATTTGAAGAAGAAGGGCTACATCGACGAAGATCCTCAGAAGAAGGGTTCTTTCCAGATTACGGCCAAAAGCGAGCAAAATATTCGCAAGAGTGCCCTAGAGGAAATCTTCGGTAAGCTGAAGAAGAGCTCAACTGGCAACCACCGCACGCCCCACACCGGCCAAGGTGACGAGATGAGCACCGACATGCGCGAGTTCCGCTTTGGCGACTCGCTGGATCAGATTTCCATGACCGAATCGATCCGCAACGCCCAGCTCAATCACGGCCTCACCGACGAGTTCATGCTAGCCGAGGGCGACCTAGAGGTGCGGGAAAACGAGCATAAATCGCAGACCAGCACGGTGCTGATGATTGACATCTCGCACTCCATGATCTTGTACGGCGAAGACCGAATCACGCCCGCCAAAAAGGTGGCCATGGCGCTGGCCGAGCTGGTGAAGCAGAAGTATCCCAAAGACTTCCTCGACGTGATTGTGTTCGGCAACGACGCTTGGGAAATCAAAGTGAAAGACCTGCCATATCTGGAAGTAGGTCCGTATCACACCAACACAGTCGCTGGCTTGGAGCTAGCTTTGGATCTGCTGCGCAAGCGGAAAACGCCGAACAAGCAGATTTTCATGATTACAGATGGTAAGCCAACCTGCTTGAAGGAGGGCAATGGCTACTACAAAAACAGCTTTGGTCTCGACCGGAAAGTGGTCAACAAAACCCTGAACCTAGCTGCCTCGGCCCGCCGCCTGAAAGTGCCGATTACCACCTTTATGATTGCCTCCGACCCATATCTGAAGCAGTTCGTGGAGGAGTTCACGGAGGTGAACCAAGGCAAAGCGTACTATAGCAGTCTGCAAGGTCTAGGTCACTTGATCTTCGAGGACTACAAAAAGAACCGCCGCAAGAGCCTGTAA
- a CDS encoding DUF427 domain-containing protein yields MKAIWNNTVVADSDDTIVVENNHYFPADAIKREFFEDSIAHTSCPWKGRASYYSLRVNGELNKDAAWYYPEAKDAAKNIEGRVAFWKGVQIVS; encoded by the coding sequence ATGAAAGCAATCTGGAACAACACCGTCGTAGCCGACAGCGACGACACCATTGTAGTCGAAAATAACCATTATTTCCCGGCTGATGCTATCAAGCGCGAATTTTTCGAGGATAGCATCGCCCACACAAGCTGCCCCTGGAAGGGTCGCGCCAGCTATTATTCCTTGCGCGTAAACGGCGAGCTGAACAAAGATGCGGCTTGGTACTATCCGGAAGCGAAGGACGCAGCCAAGAACATCGAAGGACGGGTAGCGTTCTGGAAAGGCGTACAGATCGTGTCGTAA
- a CDS encoding PliI family lysozyme inhibitor of I-type lysozyme: MKLPVPYLLPGALLMLASLASCDTQRSVTERADPSASLRSTASATVPATPAVSPTAVSFHKEVTEDGHRFVVETKGEGSQRQLILSAEKGGRDLTTNTQALNGTVTDVVATDLNDDKSPELLIFVSDAGSGSYGQVVAYSFLSQSRQALTVPDLAGAAAEGYQGQDVFKVQGQELLRSFPLYKPADPNCCPSGGTRTVRYKLPATGAAFQQVAFADQAKK, encoded by the coding sequence ATGAAATTACCCGTCCCCTACCTTTTGCCCGGCGCTTTGCTTATGCTAGCTAGCCTCGCTAGCTGCGATACGCAACGCTCCGTTACGGAGCGTGCCGATCCTTCCGCTTCTTTGCGTAGCACTGCCAGCGCCACAGTGCCAGCTACCCCAGCTGTTTCGCCTACGGCTGTTAGCTTTCACAAAGAAGTGACGGAAGACGGCCATCGCTTTGTGGTAGAGACAAAGGGCGAAGGCAGCCAACGCCAGTTGATCTTGAGCGCGGAAAAGGGTGGCCGCGATCTGACTACCAACACGCAGGCCCTAAACGGCACCGTCACCGACGTGGTAGCCACCGACCTCAACGACGATAAATCGCCGGAATTGCTCATCTTCGTTTCCGACGCGGGAAGCGGCTCCTACGGGCAAGTGGTGGCGTATAGTTTTCTGAGTCAAAGTCGTCAGGCGCTTACCGTGCCCGACCTAGCTGGCGCTGCCGCTGAAGGCTATCAAGGGCAGGATGTATTCAAGGTGCAAGGTCAAGAACTGCTTCGCTCCTTCCCGCTCTACAAACCCGCCGACCCCAACTGCTGTCCCAGCGGCGGCACACGCACGGTGCGCTATAAGCTGCCCGCCACAGGCGCCGCGTTCCAACAAGTAGCCTTTGCTGATCAAGCCAAAAAATAG
- a CDS encoding acyl-ACP desaturase: protein MISTALASRAEVLQSLESFIRENMDSFLRKVEDSWQPSDFLPDSRLDTDVFFNEVKLLRERAQGLSYDLLAVLIGDTITEEALPNYESWFHDLENLDRDEHTNGWGQWIRGWTAEENRHGDLLNRYLYLTGRVNMREFENSTQYLIADGFDLGTGRDPYRSFVYTSYQEAATNISHRRVGTLARKAGDAQLSKICGMIAGDEARHARVYKTFVDKIFELDPSEMMLAFEDMMRKKIVMPAHYMRELGVEMGKTFGHFTDAAQRIGVYTSQDYTDILEDLIRDWKVEKVTGLNEAAEKARDYIVALPNRLRRVADRMPVPKLEYKFKWID, encoded by the coding sequence ATGATCTCCACCGCCCTTGCCTCTCGCGCCGAGGTACTCCAATCACTCGAATCATTCATTCGAGAGAACATGGACTCCTTCCTCAGAAAAGTTGAAGACAGCTGGCAGCCGTCTGATTTCTTGCCAGATTCTCGGCTCGACACCGATGTCTTCTTCAATGAAGTGAAACTCTTGCGCGAACGGGCCCAAGGCTTGAGCTATGACCTACTGGCCGTGCTCATCGGCGACACCATCACCGAAGAAGCACTGCCCAACTACGAGTCGTGGTTTCATGACCTCGAAAACCTCGACCGCGACGAGCACACCAACGGTTGGGGCCAGTGGATTCGGGGCTGGACGGCCGAGGAAAACCGCCATGGTGACCTGTTGAACCGCTACCTATACTTGACTGGCCGCGTAAACATGCGCGAGTTTGAGAACAGCACCCAATACCTCATTGCCGACGGCTTCGACCTAGGTACCGGCCGTGACCCGTACCGCTCGTTTGTGTACACCAGCTACCAAGAAGCAGCTACCAATATTTCGCACCGCCGCGTGGGTACTCTGGCCCGCAAAGCCGGCGACGCGCAGCTTTCCAAGATCTGCGGCATGATTGCCGGCGACGAAGCCCGTCATGCTCGCGTGTACAAAACCTTCGTTGATAAGATCTTCGAGCTAGACCCATCAGAAATGATGCTCGCTTTTGAAGACATGATGCGCAAAAAAATCGTGATGCCGGCCCACTACATGCGCGAGCTAGGGGTGGAAATGGGCAAAACATTTGGCCACTTCACCGACGCTGCCCAGCGTATCGGCGTGTACACCAGCCAAGACTACACCGACATCCTCGAAGATCTGATCCGCGACTGGAAAGTGGAAAAAGTGACTGGCCTAAACGAAGCCGCTGAGAAAGCCCGTGACTACATCGTGGCTCTGCCCAACCGCTTGCGCCGCGTGGCTGACCGCATGCCGGTGCCGAAGCTAGAGTACAAGTTCAAGTGGATTGACTAA
- a CDS encoding glycosyltransferase family 2 protein: protein MHTTKVAEVAASPLVTIVALCYNHAPFLPEALDSILAQTYPNLEVILVDDASTDASASILTRYAAANPTWQLLLLHDNVGNCAAFNRAYRQSKGEFLLDFATDDVLLPERITHQVAAFRRLDAQYGVVYSDAELIDDRSQFVRYHYRRTADGQLFPRPASGDVFADVLSRYFISTPTMLMRRAALDDLGGYDETLAYEDFDFWVRAARNWQFYFLDEVTTQKRLHPASMSRRGYRPNDPFLASTIQVCRKVLALCCTPAERAALAIRLRWEMRQAVRWRNFREAGALYRLLKQVAAPQLVDKLLNSYSKVGASFQSL, encoded by the coding sequence GTGCATACCACTAAAGTGGCTGAAGTGGCAGCGTCGCCGCTGGTTACCATTGTGGCACTGTGCTACAACCATGCGCCGTTTTTGCCAGAAGCCCTGGATTCCATTCTGGCCCAAACGTATCCGAACCTAGAAGTTATTCTCGTCGACGATGCCAGCACCGATGCCAGCGCCAGCATCCTCACGCGTTATGCAGCGGCTAACCCAACTTGGCAGTTGCTATTGCTCCACGATAACGTTGGGAACTGCGCTGCTTTCAACCGCGCTTACCGCCAGTCGAAGGGCGAGTTTCTACTCGACTTTGCCACCGACGATGTCTTGCTGCCCGAGCGGATTACCCACCAGGTAGCTGCTTTTCGGCGCCTTGATGCGCAGTATGGCGTAGTGTACTCAGATGCGGAGCTGATTGACGACCGCTCCCAGTTTGTGCGCTATCATTACCGGCGTACGGCCGATGGCCAACTATTTCCGCGGCCAGCTTCCGGTGATGTTTTTGCCGATGTGCTCAGCCGATACTTCATCAGCACCCCCACCATGCTCATGCGCCGCGCCGCACTCGACGACCTAGGTGGCTATGATGAGACACTCGCCTACGAAGACTTCGACTTCTGGGTGCGCGCGGCCCGCAATTGGCAGTTCTACTTCCTCGATGAGGTGACTACCCAAAAGCGTCTGCATCCGGCGTCGATGTCGCGCCGCGGCTACCGGCCCAACGACCCCTTTCTGGCCTCAACCATTCAGGTGTGCCGCAAAGTGCTGGCCTTGTGCTGCACTCCCGCCGAGCGTGCTGCCCTCGCTATTCGGCTGCGTTGGGAAATGCGCCAAGCGGTGCGTTGGCGTAACTTCCGCGAGGCAGGAGCGCTGTACCGTTTGTTGAAGCAAGTTGCTGCGCCTCAGTTAGTAGACAAATTGTTAAACAGTTATTCCAAAGTCGGAGCTAGCTTTCAAAGCTTATGA
- the corA gene encoding magnesium/cobalt transporter CorA: protein MITDPTAEESTTEVDDSIDSMRSITDRDATRQAREQMVGERPGTLQVRENALKPRLFLISYDERFIKEQEFSNYATLRTYYEAHPQLNHWLDVRGYNDLGLMEQLMHDFNLPALQMEDVLGDYQRAKVDVLEDNRLFLVSRMTDFTPSCDIDDDQLSVFTGPNFLISFQDDYEDCLESVRNRIRSGKSQILRSSPLYLAYALTDVVLDHYYPTMAAIGDYIESLEDEIFRGRPNRRLLARILRIKKDITRFRRLVYPERDKVAELLRLPDEVLPENIKLFYRDCYDHAIQALDLAESYRESISSLVDLYLSSQSNRMNEVMKVLTIISSIFIPLSFVVGLYGMNFQHEDEHGHLMPMNMPELYSPFGYPITVAVLVLIVTVQLIYFYRKGWLRND from the coding sequence ATGATTACTGATCCAACCGCCGAAGAATCTACCACCGAGGTAGATGATTCCATTGATTCGATGCGTAGCATCACCGACCGCGACGCAACCCGCCAAGCGCGTGAGCAGATGGTGGGTGAGCGGCCGGGCACGTTGCAGGTGCGCGAGAATGCTCTCAAGCCGCGCCTGTTCCTAATTTCGTACGATGAACGATTCATTAAAGAACAGGAATTCAGCAACTACGCCACCCTCCGCACCTACTACGAAGCCCATCCGCAACTAAACCACTGGCTCGACGTGCGCGGCTACAACGACCTAGGGTTGATGGAGCAGCTAATGCACGATTTCAACTTGCCAGCGCTCCAAATGGAAGATGTATTGGGCGACTACCAGCGGGCTAAAGTGGATGTGCTCGAAGACAACCGCTTGTTTTTGGTGTCGCGCATGACGGACTTCACCCCCAGCTGTGACATCGACGACGACCAACTCTCTGTTTTCACGGGCCCCAATTTTCTGATTTCTTTCCAGGACGATTATGAGGACTGTTTGGAATCGGTACGAAACCGCATTCGGTCGGGCAAGAGTCAGATCCTGCGCAGCTCGCCGCTCTACCTAGCCTATGCCCTCACCGACGTAGTACTCGACCACTACTACCCTACCATGGCGGCCATCGGCGACTACATCGAGTCGCTGGAAGATGAGATTTTCCGCGGACGACCTAACCGGCGGCTGCTCGCCCGCATCTTGCGCATCAAGAAAGACATCACGCGCTTTCGTCGCCTCGTGTACCCCGAGCGCGATAAGGTTGCCGAGCTGCTGCGCCTGCCCGACGAAGTGTTGCCCGAAAACATCAAGCTTTTCTACCGCGACTGCTACGACCACGCCATTCAGGCCCTAGACCTCGCCGAGAGCTACCGTGAATCCATCAGCAGCCTCGTGGATCTGTACCTCTCCAGCCAGAGCAACCGCATGAACGAGGTCATGAAAGTGCTGACCATCATCAGCAGCATTTTCATCCCGTTGAGCTTTGTGGTGGGTCTGTACGGCATGAACTTTCAGCACGAGGACGAGCACGGCCACCTCATGCCGATGAACATGCCCGAGCTGTATAGCCCTTTCGGCTATCCTATTACAGTCGCGGTTTTGGTACTAATCGTGACGGTGCAGCTCATATACTTCTACCGGAAAGGCTGGCTCAGGAATGACTGA
- a CDS encoding M12 family metallopeptidase produces MKKTEKQLLETLAKIAKLASSATESDDSATPTDNSSTEAPSAAAPDDAHVGCSIKELPERLRPKAAEMAVRINPVNAPSLTAFNALGPEAAAAVLDPQFLTLLTSKYWGPAPRVLSVSFMETTPADLRARILSHMNAWSTSCGISFRQTTSIGQVRISRAGSGYWSYLGTDVLLIPKSKPTMNLQGFSMSTPESEYRRVVRHETGHTLGFPHEHMRQELISRIDPQKAYAYFLKTQGWNKATVDAQVLTPLKTADIVGTAADQTSIMCYQLPGSITKDGKPIPGGIDINLLDYAFAARVYPKAGAQTAPPSTATASAQQWAPEEDVTDEAVLAEAQATLAASTTDSQVSDTLDTYATSSNGVAAEV; encoded by the coding sequence ATGAAAAAGACTGAAAAACAGCTGCTCGAAACCCTGGCCAAGATTGCCAAACTCGCTAGCTCCGCCACCGAAAGCGACGACAGCGCCACCCCAACCGACAACAGCAGCACCGAAGCGCCCTCCGCCGCCGCACCCGACGACGCCCATGTTGGCTGCTCGATCAAGGAATTGCCCGAGCGTTTGCGCCCTAAGGCAGCCGAAATGGCCGTGCGCATCAACCCAGTTAACGCCCCTTCTCTTACTGCCTTCAACGCCCTAGGGCCAGAGGCCGCCGCAGCGGTATTGGACCCACAATTTCTGACGCTGCTCACCAGCAAGTACTGGGGACCAGCGCCGCGCGTGCTGTCGGTCAGCTTCATGGAAACCACGCCAGCTGATCTGCGGGCGCGCATTTTGAGCCACATGAATGCCTGGAGCACCTCCTGTGGCATCTCGTTTCGCCAAACAACCAGCATCGGGCAGGTCCGCATTTCACGGGCGGGCAGCGGCTACTGGTCGTACCTAGGCACCGACGTGCTGCTGATTCCGAAAAGCAAGCCGACGATGAATTTGCAAGGCTTCAGCATGAGCACGCCCGAGTCGGAATACCGGCGGGTGGTGCGCCACGAAACCGGACATACCCTCGGGTTCCCGCACGAGCACATGCGCCAGGAGCTGATTTCTCGCATCGACCCGCAAAAAGCCTATGCCTACTTCCTGAAAACGCAGGGTTGGAACAAAGCTACCGTCGATGCCCAGGTACTCACGCCGCTGAAGACCGCCGACATAGTAGGTACGGCAGCCGATCAGACGTCCATCATGTGCTACCAGCTGCCTGGCTCTATCACCAAAGACGGCAAACCCATCCCCGGCGGCATCGACATCAACCTGCTGGACTACGCTTTCGCTGCCCGCGTCTACCCCAAAGCTGGGGCTCAGACCGCTCCCCCATCGACAGCAACTGCCTCGGCGCAGCAGTGGGCGCCAGAAGAGGACGTGACGGACGAAGCAGTGCTGGCAGAGGCGCAAGCCACCCTCGCGGCTAGCACCACCGACAGCCAGGTGAGCGACACGCTTGACACGTACGCCACCAGCTCAAATGGCGTGGCTGCGGAGGTGTAA